A window of Bacteroidota bacterium genomic DNA:
ATCAATCAATCGTCCATAATAAAAGTAATTGGAGTAGGCGGAGGCGGCAGCAATGCGGTATCGCACATGTTTAAACTTGGAATCAACGGGGTAGATTTTATCATCTCCAATACCGACAGGCAGGCACTTGAAATGAGTCCCGTGCCTACCAAGATACAACTGGGCGCATCCCTTACCGATGGTATGGGCGCCGGTTCACTCCCCGAAGTTGGCAAAAACTCGGCTGTTGAAACCATTGAGGAAATAAAGAAAATACTCTCTACCAATACCAAAATGGTGTTTATTACTGCCGGAATGGGCGGTGGCACCGGTACGGGCGCTGCACCTGTAATTGCTTCTGTGGCGCGCGAATTAGGCATACTCACTGTTGGAATTGTTACCATACCCTTCGCATTCGAAGGTCGTAAACGCAGACAGCAGGCCGAAGCCGGAATAGAAGACCTCAGACAGTATGTTGACACATTGCTCATCATCAGCAACGATAAACTGCGCGAACTTCATGGTGACCTGAAACTTTCTGAAGCTTTTGGAAGAGCCGACGATATTCTTTCTATCGCTGCTAAAGGCATTGCCGAGATTATTACTGTTATCGGTTACATCAACGTTGATTTCAACGACGTCAATACCGTTATGCGCAACAGCGGCGTTGCCGTTATGGGTACCGGTATTGCAGACGGCGAAAACAGAGCGATTCACGCTGTTGAAATGGCACTTACTTCTCCCTTGCTGAATGATAACGATATTACCGGAGCTCAGAATATTCTGCTGTACATCGCATCCGGCGGAGAAGAAATTTCTATGGATGAAGTGGCCGAAATTACCGAATATATTCAGAATGCAGCCGGCAAAACTGCAGAGATTATATGGGGCAACGGTACCGACGATACGCTGGGCGATAAAATCAGCGTTACAATCATTGCAACCGGTTTTTCTGCCAGAGGTGAACTACAGTACAACGGAATTAACGTAAAACCGGCTAAAAAAATCGTTCATCTTGATGAGGAAACCATTGTTGCCAAAGTAACTCCGGTACCTCAGGAAGACGAAATGAAATTGATTATCAAGGAAACACTCGACGTTACACCTGCTGTAACTTCAGAAACAAAAGCCCCTGAAATCACACAAAATCAGCCGGTGCAGAATCCGGAACCGCAGGTGAAACAGAGCGACATCAAATTTGAAACACCCACTCCCGACAGCCGCGAACCCTATCTGAAGAAAATTGAACCCGCAGCACATAAAAACGAAGAAATAAATAACCTTTTCGCCCCTGTCAGGGAAAAACTTGCAACGGAAGTTTCGGAAGAAGATGCTAAACTTTTTAGTAAAGCCCGCGAGCGCATGGATGTGCTGCGCAGCCTGAGCATGAAACTGAAAACCCAACCGGGCCTCGAGGAAATTGAGAAAAAACCCGCTTATCAGCGCAGAAATATTACTCTTACTGATAATAATCCATCATCCGAATCAGAAGTGTCACGCTATACACTGGGCGAAGATGATGATAAAAAACCGGGGCTCAGGTCAAACTCATACCTGCACGATAACGTGGACTGAGCACGATTGTTTGACACATCAGGCTATTAATATACGGGTTGTTTCGAAAGGCACGAATTGGCTGATGGAACAACCCGTTTTTCTTTGTTCATTCATAAAAAATACACACAATTATGTCCTTAGAAGAAACCATCAATAACGAAGTGAAAACAGCCATGTTGGCCCGGGATAAAGACAAACTGGAAGCTCTGCGCGCCATTAAATCAGCATTGCTGCTCGCAAAAACCGAAAAAGGAAGCAGCACTGAAATGGGCGAAGAAACTGAAATAAAAATACTGCAGAAACTCGTGAAACAACGTCGCGAAACTGCCGATATTTATCTTTCACAAAACCGGAATGACCTTGCGGACATTGAACTTTTTCAGGCAAACATAATTCAGGAATTTCTTCCGAAAGCCATGCCCGACGATGAACTGGAAGCCATAATCAAAGCCGCAATCGCCGAAACCGGCGCTGCGTCCATCAAAGATATGGGCAAAGTGATGGGCGTTGCCACAAAGCAACTCGCCGGAAGAGCTGACAACGCACGCGTTTCAGTGGTCGTAAAACGATTGCTCGGAATCTGATCAGCTTTTTTTTGCTGCCATCACACGCGCAAATTCCACCAGTAATCTTACGCCGACTCCTGTGCCTCCCTGACCACGGTAGCTGTCCTTTTTATCAACGAAAGCCGGTCCGGCAATATCCAGATGAATAAACGGATGTTTGGTAAAATACGCCAGGAATTTTCCTGCCGTTATCGCACCTCCGTAGGGACCGCCAACATTTTTAATATCAGCAACGTCTGATTTTATCAGCTCATCATAATCATTCCAGAATGGAAACTCTGCCAAGCGCTCATGGACGGCATCACCGCACTTTTTTAATTCTGCAACGGCCTTGCTGCTGTCGGCGCCCATAGCCACAATGCCGTATTTTCCGATAGCAGCATGCGCTGCTCCTGTAAGAGTTGCCATGGTTATTAATAACGACGGTTTGAAAAGGTCGGCATAGCAAATGGCATCTGCCAATATCAAACGGCCTTCTGCATCCGTATTCAATACCTCTACCGTTGCGCCGTTCATCATTGCTATAATGTCGCCCGGTACATATGCATTGCCCGACGGACGGTTATCGGTCGCCGGTAATAGTCCTATTATATATAATGGTAACTTTAAACGGGCAATGGCACAGATAGCACCTGATACAGCCGCTGCACCGCTCATATCACATTTCATCCCATCGAGTCCTGCCGAACTTTTTAGATTGATGCCACCGGTGTCAAAAACAACCCCTTTCCCAATTAAAACAATGGGTTTTTTGTTGACGGCATTGCTGGGCTTCCATTCCATTACCGTAAACGTAGGCGGTCTGCTGCTGCCTTTATTCACCGTAAGAAGTCCGTTCATTTTTAATGCCTCAATGCGACTTTTATTGAACACTTCAACTTTCACACCGCTGCTTTTTGCCATACCGGAAATCTCTTCAGATAATTTCACCGCGGTCAGCCAGCTTT
This region includes:
- the ftsZ gene encoding cell division protein FtsZ, with translation MIKFDQPINQSSIIKVIGVGGGGSNAVSHMFKLGINGVDFIISNTDRQALEMSPVPTKIQLGASLTDGMGAGSLPEVGKNSAVETIEEIKKILSTNTKMVFITAGMGGGTGTGAAPVIASVARELGILTVGIVTIPFAFEGRKRRQQAEAGIEDLRQYVDTLLIISNDKLRELHGDLKLSEAFGRADDILSIAAKGIAEIITVIGYINVDFNDVNTVMRNSGVAVMGTGIADGENRAIHAVEMALTSPLLNDNDITGAQNILLYIASGGEEISMDEVAEITEYIQNAAGKTAEIIWGNGTDDTLGDKISVTIIATGFSARGELQYNGINVKPAKKIVHLDEETIVAKVTPVPQEDEMKLIIKETLDVTPAVTSETKAPEITQNQPVQNPEPQVKQSDIKFETPTPDSREPYLKKIEPAAHKNEEINNLFAPVREKLATEVSEEDAKLFSKARERMDVLRSLSMKLKTQPGLEEIEKKPAYQRRNITLTDNNPSSESEVSRYTLGEDDDKKPGLRSNSYLHDNVD
- a CDS encoding GatB/YqeY domain-containing protein, which codes for MSLEETINNEVKTAMLARDKDKLEALRAIKSALLLAKTEKGSSTEMGEETEIKILQKLVKQRRETADIYLSQNRNDLADIELFQANIIQEFLPKAMPDDELEAIIKAAIAETGAASIKDMGKVMGVATKQLAGRADNARVSVVVKRLLGI
- a CDS encoding leucyl aminopeptidase; protein product: MLLKILKNRPSNPEISSIEIIQNARQIKGKTEEQLNQHERTSILNQLNNEHKTLILINRLYKVLGFFHPDEKKNSPNLTLEECRRAGEKSVCLLNDLKLKEVIVISESKSGSNALAFIEGMLLGNYQFIKYKSEKKAKSHSLHTIYINCAGISQKDIDQLNIVADSVFFCRNLVNEPQSWLTAVKLSEEISGMAKSSGVKVEVFNKSRIEALKMNGLLTVNKGSSRPPTFTVMEWKPSNAVNKKPIVLIGKGVVFDTGGINLKSSAGLDGMKCDMSGAAAVSGAICAIARLKLPLYIIGLLPATDNRPSGNAYVPGDIIAMMNGATVEVLNTDAEGRLILADAICYADLFKPSLLITMATLTGAAHAAIGKYGIVAMGADSSKAVAELKKCGDAVHERLAEFPFWNDYDELIKSDVADIKNVGGPYGGAITAGKFLAYFTKHPFIHLDIAGPAFVDKKDSYRGQGGTGVGVRLLVEFARVMAAKKS